In the Lactobacillus paragasseri genome, AAGTATATTATCTCAGATTCGTCGTTCAGTTCAACAGATTTATCTTCTCTAGCAGAGTAAGTGAAAGTATATCGCTTCAAGCCTTTGCCTTTAGGATCAAACGGCAAAATAAATATTACATAGACAGCTGTCAATTCGCCATATTCTTCACCCTGATGCAAAAATCCATCTTCCATCATCTTATACATGTAGTAGCGTGCTCGTTTATCCAAGTCTTTTTGCGGTGCGACCTGCATCTCTATATCGTACCTTCTACCCTGACTGCCTTTTATCAACACATCCAGTACAGAAAACTTCTCTTCCTTATTAAATGCTATTCTTTCCTGCGTTCGCACAGTAAGGCCTTGAATATCCAAATCTGGTAAAACCTCATGCAAAAACATCCGGCAATTCACTGGATCCTTCATCACATTCTGAAACATCAGATCGTCTGTGATGCCAAGTAATTTCGCCACATCTGGCTTTTTCTGCTTTTTCACGAAAAAGTTCTCCTAATAAATAGTTTAAGAAATCAATTCTCAATATCTATTACGCGAATGTGACGTTTATTTTTGCATAAAATAGTAGTTTTTTTAGGAAATGTAAAAAAAGAAAAATAGTCTATCCATTTTTTAATAGTTTGCGCATCTCATTTAAGTTATAACATGTTATACTAAAGGAACAATAAGAAAGGATGATCAAACATGAAAAAACTAAAAGTCAGAAAAATTGGGAATTCTCTAGGCAGTATTTTTCCAAAGGACTGGGA is a window encoding:
- a CDS encoding Rpn family recombination-promoting nuclease/putative transposase, which encodes MKKQKKPDVAKLLGITDDLMFQNVMKDPVNCRMFLHEVLPDLDIQGLTVRTQERIAFNKEEKFSVLDVLIKGSQGRRYDIEMQVAPQKDLDKRARYYMYKMMEDGFLHQGEEYGELTAVYVIFILPFDPKGKGLKRYTFTYSAREDKSVELNDESEIIYLNSKGKKGSVSQGLEDFYSLMEGKNTTNSEFIKRIKKTMDNYRKTEEWSEHVMNTEQIKEMALAQGVEQGLEQGRREARIFDIRKIVKILKRMNQSDEQILQELKQDYSDDFSDEELEKFLK